ATAGGTGGCGTTAGCGCATATCTCAGGCATAACTTCCCATAATTTCAAAGTTTTGAAGGAGGTCAATTATGAATCGTCTTTTGATGTCAAAAAACGGCCCGGCAATTGCCGGGATTATTTTTGGAATAATCGCGGCTTTTCTTGTAAAATTCGGCAACCCGGGAAACATGGGCTTCTGCGTCGCATGTTTCACCCGCGATATCTCCGGTGCTCTCGGTCTTCACCGCACTGCCGTTGTACAATATCTGCGCCCGGAGATCCCTGGATTTATTCTGGGCGCCTTTGTTTCCGCACTCCTGTTCAAAGAGTACCGGCCCCGCGGAGGATCTTCGCCGATGATCCGCTTTGGGTTAGGATTCTTTGCCATGATCGGTGCACTGGTATTTCTTGGATGCCCATGGCGTGCATATCTCCGCCTCGCCGGTGGGGATTTTAATGCTCTTGCGGGCATAGCGGGGCTGGCGGTTGGGATAGCAGTGGGTGTAGCACTGCTCTATCGTGGCTTCAGCCTCGGTGCGGCACACTCAAATCCCAAAATTGCGGGACTCATGATGCCGCTCATGGCAATTTCTATACTTGCGCTGCTTTATCTCCGCCCATTGTTCGGTGCCGAAGGAACGGGCCCGATATTTTTC
This Synergistaceae bacterium DNA region includes the following protein-coding sequences:
- a CDS encoding YedE-related selenium metabolism membrane protein — protein: MNRLLMSKNGPAIAGIIFGIIAAFLVKFGNPGNMGFCVACFTRDISGALGLHRTAVVQYLRPEIPGFILGAFVSALLFKEYRPRGGSSPMIRFGLGFFAMIGALVFLGCPWRAYLRLAGGDFNALAGIAGLAVGIAVGVALLYRGFSLGAAHSNPKIAGLMMPLMAISILALLYLRPLFGAEGTGPIFFSEKGPGSMHAPVMISLAAGLIVGWLAQRSRFCTVGALRDLIMLKDTYLFKGIAAFTITAFVTNLALGQFKPGFEGQPVAHTMQLWNFLGMVLSGLAFTLAGGCPGRMLIMSGEGDADAGIFVIGMVFGAAFAHNFSLASSGAGVGAFGIPATIIGLIFCAAVGGLFLNRID